CGCAGAAGCTGATGGAATATCTACTATCATGCGCAACTACATAAATAATGGAAAATAATAAAATGTGGCTAAAGATTGTTATTGTTGTCCTATTCCTTTCCGTACTTGTCAGTCTTTCAAGTGCACTTTTTTTCTACTTAGAGATATGGGAACACCTCAATCCAAGCGCACACTCTACGCATTAGGTATTAGAATACTCCTAGCGTCACTCTTACTTCTTGCCATTTGGTACGGCTTTGAAAGTGGCATTTTGGCAAAAACGGCACCTTGGGCTGATAAATATTAAGAAAACAAAGGCTTTCTATTTATACGATAGAAAGCCTTGCCCACATTAAGCACCTAGAACATATACAAATATAAACAGCCCGACCCAAACTACATCGACAAAATGCCAATACCAACTTGCTGCTTCAAAGCCGAAGTGATCATCAGGTCTAAAATGATTGGCTATCACAGACCTTAACAACATGATCAACAACATAATTGTACCGAGTGTGACATGGGCACCATGAAATCCGGTCAGCATAAAGAATGTTGTACCATAGATTCCTGACTCAAGTGTTAACCCCAAGTGTTGATAGGCTTCGTAGTATTCTTTACCTTGTAGAAAAATAAACGCCCCACCCAATGCCACAGTGATTGCCAGTAATATATTGAAATTTTTTCTTTGATTCTTTTTCAGGAAAACATGTGCGAAGTGTACAGTTACACTGGAGGTGAGAAGTATGATGGTGTTCCATAGTGGCAAGTGCCATGGGTCTATCACATCTTTAGGCCCCATAAATTTTGCCGTTTCTCCGTTTGCTGCGGCGTCAGGAGTCACATATAGGGGCCAGCTACTTTCGAATCCCTCCCAAAGCATATTGGAAATTCCACGATCACCTTCACCACCTAGCCAGGGAACTGTAAAATTGCGTATGTAATAAAGTGCTCCAAAGAACGCAGCAAAAAACATCACCTCAGAAAATATAAACCAGCCCATCCCCCAAACATATGATCTCTTTAACTGTTCACTGTTGAGCCCTGCCATATTCTCTTTGATTACGGCAGCAAACCAAAACCACAAAACTGCGGCCATCGCTAACGCACCGGTGAAGAAAATATAAGAGCTTCCTCCATTAATCCAATTTGCTGCGCCGAACGCTATTAGGAATAGACCTATCGTCGCAAAAATTGGCAGCCTGGATTGTTCGGGCACGTAATAACTGCTTTCACTAGCCATAATTTTTATCCCTCTCGCTCGGGGTCGATATCATTCTTATCGGTTTTATTGGCAAACCTTTCCGTTACATCAAACAACGTATAGGAAAGCGTTACAGTATTAACACTTGCGGGAAGATCTGGATCCACAATAAAACGTAGTGGTAATTCTGCAGTCTCTCCCGCTTTTAATTCTTGCTGGTTGAAGCAAAAACACTCTGTTTTATGAAAGTACTCAGCAGCTTTGAAAGGAACCATACTGGGAATTGCCTGACCAACCATATCCCTAGATGTCTTATTTTCTGCAATAAAAACAGTATCTTTAATTTCTCCAGGGTGTACTTTCAAAGACATCACACTCGGGCGAAATTCCCATGGCATATTTTCATTATTGTTTGCCACAAATTGCACTGTGACCAGCCTATTTTTATCAACCGCAGCTGGCACAGCTTCATAACGACCACCGGTTTTACCATTGAGCCCTGTGATTTCACAGAAGACATCGTAAATAGGCGGCATAATGAAAATTGCAAATACCAGCATGCTGGTCGCCACGGCCAGCAGCTTGATAGTTACCTTTGCATTTGCTCCAACTTTCATAGGTCAACGTACAACCGGTGGCGTACTAAACGTGTGATATGGGGCCGGGGAAGCAACCGTCCATTCCAGTCCTTCAGGATCATCCCAAACCTGATCAGATGCTTTTTTCCCGCCCATTACAGTTCGAACCACATTAAACAAAAATACTATTTGTGCAGCGCCAAATAGGAAGGCACCGATACTGGATATTTGATTGAAATCCGCAAATTGCAGTGCGTAATCAGGTATCCGACGTGGCATACCGGCCAGGCCAACAAAGTGCATTGGGAAGAAAGTTACATTGAGACCAATAAATGCCAGCCAGAAATGTACCTTGCCCATAACTTCGCTATACATATGGCCAGTCCATTTAGGCAACCAATAGTAAACACCAGCAGTAATTGAGAAGATTGCACCAGGAACCAGCACATAGTGGAAATGGGCAACCACAAAGTACGTATCGTGATATTGGAAGTCTGCAGGCGCAATCGCTAGCATCAGACCAGAGAATCCACCGATGGCGAAAAGGATGATGAATGCAATTGCAAAAAGCATCGGGGTTTCAAACGTCATGGATCCCCGGAACATGGTAGAAACCCAGTTAAAGATTTTCACTCCTGTAGGTACAGCGATCAGCATTGTGGCATACATAAAGAACAGCTCACCAGCAATCGGCATTCCCACAGTAAACATATGGTGCGCCCATACGATAAAGCTCAGGAATGCAATTGCTGCGGTGGCATATACCATGGAGCTGTATCCAAAAAGAGGCTTACGAGCGAAGGTGGGAATAATTGCAGAGATAATGCCAAAGGCCGGCAAAATCATAATGTAAACTTCCGGGTGCCCAAAGAACCAGAACACATGCTGGAATAAAACCGGATCACCGCCACCGGCTGCGCTGAAGAAACTTGTGCCAAAATGAATGTCCATCAACATCATGGTCACTACTCCGGCTAACACCGGCATTACGGCAATCAAAAGGTAAGCAGTGATCAGCCAGGTCCATACAAACAACGGCATTTTCATCAAGGTCATACCAGGAGCACGCATATTCAAAATGGTAGCGATAATGTTGATCGCACCCATGATGGACGAGGCACCCATAATATGAATGGCAAAAATGAAGAAGGTTACGCTGGGTGGTGCATATTCCGTTGAAAGTGGCGCATAAAATGTCCAGCCGAAATTAGGTGCTCCTCCTTCCATAAATAAGGTCGATGCCAACATTGCGAAAGCAAAGGGCAAAATCCAAAAACTCCAGTTATTCATTCTTGGCAGTGCCATATCTGGCGCACCAATCATCATTGGTATCATCCAGTTAGCCAACCCCACAAAAGCCGGCATAACTGCACCAAATACCATGATCAGACCATGCATAGTGGTCATTTGATTGAAAAATTCCGGCTGTACAATTTGCAAACCGGGCTCGAATAATTCAGCGCGTATAACCAATGCCATACATCCGCCGAGCAGGAACATCGCAAAACTAAACCACAAATACATAGAGCCTATATCTTTGTGGTTGGTCGTATAGAGCCAACGCTTTATACCGGGCTGAGGACCATGTGCCATTCTTAAATTCCTCCGGGCGCTTACTGCTTATTCTTGAAGTTGAGGATATCTACGGGTTGGACGGTATCACCCATCTCATTGCCGAAAGCGTTTCGCTGGTAAGTAATTACCGCAGCCAGATCCACTTCTGATAGCTGCTCACCAAAAGCCTGCATTGCGGGGTTTACCGTAGAACCATCGATAACGATATCTAAGTGGCCATTGAGGGGACCGGTAGCAATTTTTGATCCAGCAATCGCCGGGAATACACCGGGTACTCCCTGCCCGTTCGGCTGGTGGCAGGCGGCACATGTGCGTGTATAGACTTTTTCACCCTGAGCAAAAAGCTCTTCGAAGGTAAATGTCTTCGCTGTAAGTTCACGCATTTTCATGGCTTCTGCTGCACGAGAACTCAACCAGGCATCGTATTCAGCCTGTGGCACAGCTTTCACAACAATAGGCATAAATCCATGGTCTTTTCCGCACAATTCAGCACACTGTCCGCGATATATTCCCGGCTCCTCAATACGCGTCCAGGCATCATTGATAAAACCGGGGATTGCATCTTTTTTAACGGCTAGATCTGGGACCCACCAAGCATGTATCACATCATTGGCAGTTATCAGGAAGCGGATTTTTTTCTTGATAGGAACAACCAGGGGCTCATCGACTTCTAGGAGGTAGTTGGCACCCTTAGGCTGGAGGTTATCAATTTGAGCTTTGGGAGTGGACAAGCTGGAAAAGAATGAAACATCAGTGCCCCGATATTCATATTTCCACTTCCACTGATAACCGGTGATTACGATATTGAGATCTTCTTCCTCAGTATCGTAAATATCATAGAGTGTTTTGGTGGCCGGAATCGCCATCAGAATCAGGATGACAGTGGGAATAATAGTCCACACCAACTCCACAACCGTGCTCTCATGAAATTGGGCCGCTTGGTATCCCTTACTTTTGCGGTGACGCCACATGCTGTAAAACATGATGCTGAACACCAATGCCCCTATAGCCACACAAATCCAAAAGATCAGCATGTGTAGCTCGTAGGTGGTCTGGGCGACTTCTGTCACCCCCTGGGGCATATTAACCCCCCAGCGCTCAACGTCCTGCTCATTCGCTAACACCGCTTGTGCAGATAGCGAAGTAGCCAGCAAGGCGAACAGCCGATCAAAGCCTTTCAACATCGCCTACAGATCTCCGTGGTTGCGGGTCTCTCAGAGAAACCCGTAATTTTTATTTTGGCCACTGGCCTTCACGGATAAGCGAATTTTACCTGTATCAACTGCCTAACAGGATTAATTCCACACAAAATTTGTGGACATACTGTAGTAACACAAGACTACATACACTGGGCGAGGAGACCACCTCGCGTTACTGCCGTCAGTGCAACTTGTTATTCTTAGTAAAAGATTTTTTACTCCAGATGTCGTCGTCCGGAAAGGTACAACCAACAACCAGTTTCTTTATTTGTCGCAACTACTGCAGGTACAAAAGGAACACATCGACAAGAAAAAGTCAATCGGGATCATTTTTGAATAACGTTGTCGCTTTGTGAAAAAATTCGGTGATTAACAAATAAATTTAACCACTTTGATAGGATACTTTTCCACAAGTAGAAAAAAAGTCGCTCCAAATAGAGACATGGCAATTTATTTGGTGAAAGATGACAACTAATCAAGCATTAATAATGCTGCCACGAGAAGTATAAATCCTCGGGTTCAAGTGCCCCTGATTGCTTTTACACAGATTGACAACAATTTTTAATCTCTAATACTAAATTCTGACTGCTTCACACAACCAAGACAGATTAGTTTCAATAAGCTTGAGGATTGTCAGGCAGATCAATACAGAATCCTGTACTATCTACACTCAATCAAAATGATTTTTCCGCCAAATATTTCGTTTCGATTTTGTAAGCGTTATGAAATGAATTGCTAATAGCAGTATTGGGAGACCGATTTAGGAAAAGTAACTTATCAGCTCTGTACTGACACCATTGGTAGAATCCACCTGCACAGCTTTTCTTTTTCCGATTTCGGCTAGAAGCCAATCTATCCGTTAGTTGTTATGACTTATGCCTTCTTCTACAAAACTTGAATCCCAACCTATGTCTCGCGTCTGGAATCTGGCTTGGCCAATGATACTGAGTAATATTTCAGTGCCCTTACTCGGGATAGTAGATACCGCAATTCTTGGTCACCTTCCATCTGCAGAGTACCTATCCGGTGTAGCTATCGGGGCTAGCGTAATGTCGATGCTTTTATGGGCATTTGGGTTTCTGCGCATGGGTACTACCGGACTGGTGGCTCGGAGTACAGATCTTGGGATTCAATGGTTAGTACGTGCACTAGTATTAGCCATGGGGTTGGGAATCACTCTGTTTATTGTTGCCTCTCCTTTAATCTACTATATCGTTGAGTGGATGAATGCCAGTCAGGAAGCACAACCCCACGCACTGGCCTACCTACAAATACGTCTGTTATCTGCCCCC
This DNA window, taken from Microbulbifer sp. VAAF005, encodes the following:
- a CDS encoding cytochrome c oxidase subunit 3 — protein: MASESSYYVPEQSRLPIFATIGLFLIAFGAANWINGGSSYIFFTGALAMAAVLWFWFAAVIKENMAGLNSEQLKRSYVWGMGWFIFSEVMFFAAFFGALYYIRNFTVPWLGGEGDRGISNMLWEGFESSWPLYVTPDAAANGETAKFMGPKDVIDPWHLPLWNTIILLTSSVTVHFAHVFLKKNQRKNFNILLAITVALGGAFIFLQGKEYYEAYQHLGLTLESGIYGTTFFMLTGFHGAHVTLGTIMLLIMLLRSVIANHFRPDDHFGFEAASWYWHFVDVVWVGLFIFVYVLGA
- a CDS encoding cytochrome c oxidase assembly protein gives rise to the protein MKVGANAKVTIKLLAVATSMLVFAIFIMPPIYDVFCEITGLNGKTGGRYEAVPAAVDKNRLVTVQFVANNNENMPWEFRPSVMSLKVHPGEIKDTVFIAENKTSRDMVGQAIPSMVPFKAAEYFHKTECFCFNQQELKAGETAELPLRFIVDPDLPASVNTVTLSYTLFDVTERFANKTDKNDIDPEREG
- the ctaD gene encoding cytochrome c oxidase subunit I; amino-acid sequence: MAHGPQPGIKRWLYTTNHKDIGSMYLWFSFAMFLLGGCMALVIRAELFEPGLQIVQPEFFNQMTTMHGLIMVFGAVMPAFVGLANWMIPMMIGAPDMALPRMNNWSFWILPFAFAMLASTLFMEGGAPNFGWTFYAPLSTEYAPPSVTFFIFAIHIMGASSIMGAINIIATILNMRAPGMTLMKMPLFVWTWLITAYLLIAVMPVLAGVVTMMLMDIHFGTSFFSAAGGGDPVLFQHVFWFFGHPEVYIMILPAFGIISAIIPTFARKPLFGYSSMVYATAAIAFLSFIVWAHHMFTVGMPIAGELFFMYATMLIAVPTGVKIFNWVSTMFRGSMTFETPMLFAIAFIILFAIGGFSGLMLAIAPADFQYHDTYFVVAHFHYVLVPGAIFSITAGVYYWLPKWTGHMYSEVMGKVHFWLAFIGLNVTFFPMHFVGLAGMPRRIPDYALQFADFNQISSIGAFLFGAAQIVFLFNVVRTVMGGKKASDQVWDDPEGLEWTVASPAPYHTFSTPPVVR
- the coxB gene encoding cytochrome c oxidase subunit II, producing the protein MLKGFDRLFALLATSLSAQAVLANEQDVERWGVNMPQGVTEVAQTTYELHMLIFWICVAIGALVFSIMFYSMWRHRKSKGYQAAQFHESTVVELVWTIIPTVILILMAIPATKTLYDIYDTEEEDLNIVITGYQWKWKYEYRGTDVSFFSSLSTPKAQIDNLQPKGANYLLEVDEPLVVPIKKKIRFLITANDVIHAWWVPDLAVKKDAIPGFINDAWTRIEEPGIYRGQCAELCGKDHGFMPIVVKAVPQAEYDAWLSSRAAEAMKMRELTAKTFTFEELFAQGEKVYTRTCAACHQPNGQGVPGVFPAIAGSKIATGPLNGHLDIVIDGSTVNPAMQAFGEQLSEVDLAAVITYQRNAFGNEMGDTVQPVDILNFKNKQ
- a CDS encoding MATE family efflux transporter, with translation MILSNISVPLLGIVDTAILGHLPSAEYLSGVAIGASVMSMLLWAFGFLRMGTTGLVARSTDLGIQWLVRALVLAMGLGITLFIVASPLIYYIVEWMNASQEAQPHALAYLQIRLLSAPWLWQTLPFWVFLLVDKIAVRLYIYFSLPIY